Proteins co-encoded in one Sediminispirochaeta bajacaliforniensis DSM 16054 genomic window:
- a CDS encoding esterase/lipase family protein, with product MEMRASGRPIRNNFPIVLVYGFMGYVELPFSGFHHWGGTIDLAEELRKAGYTVYVAPVGPVSSLHDRACELYSFIKGGMVDYGAAHSAAAGHNRWGRDYPGVFPQWGEIDPDSGSPRKVHLICHSMGGQTARVLAHLLGDREWIASIFTISTPHDGTTLTYRYHDPGRMIKLFASLLVLQSDKQDDPVFDMQLEHWKGATEPGETLSAFLERVIKDNAWLETKDFGFYDLTPKGAAEINRETPSLPCIYYFSLATSRTQYDEKRDRWIPAPGMLLPLRSTARSIGSCIPESGKDSLWEGTDAAWRENDGLVNTISMDAPSLSSCDPIRRWSLDRMEVPDAGVWNFLGTLGLDHWQVHLQLPVGGACPEGYDSLLDYYIDICSFLRALPPNP from the coding sequence ATGGAAATGAGAGCAAGCGGGCGTCCTATACGAAACAACTTCCCCATTGTCCTTGTGTACGGCTTCATGGGTTACGTTGAGCTTCCTTTTTCCGGCTTCCACCATTGGGGTGGAACCATAGATCTGGCAGAAGAGCTCCGAAAGGCGGGATATACGGTATACGTAGCCCCCGTCGGCCCTGTATCGAGCCTCCATGATCGGGCATGTGAGTTATATTCCTTCATCAAGGGGGGAATGGTGGACTATGGTGCTGCCCATTCCGCCGCCGCCGGCCATAATCGATGGGGCCGGGACTATCCGGGTGTTTTTCCACAATGGGGTGAGATCGATCCGGATAGCGGCAGCCCCCGCAAGGTCCATCTGATCTGCCATAGCATGGGAGGACAAACCGCCCGTGTATTGGCACACCTGCTCGGCGATCGGGAGTGGATCGCTTCGATTTTTACCATATCCACCCCTCATGACGGAACAACCCTGACCTATCGTTACCACGATCCTGGGAGGATGATAAAGCTCTTTGCCTCTTTACTCGTCTTACAGAGTGATAAACAGGATGATCCTGTTTTTGATATGCAGTTGGAGCATTGGAAGGGGGCAACGGAACCGGGAGAGACCCTTTCCGCCTTTCTTGAGCGGGTAATCAAAGACAATGCATGGTTGGAAACAAAGGATTTCGGCTTTTACGATCTTACGCCAAAGGGCGCAGCAGAAATAAACAGGGAAACTCCGTCCCTACCTTGTATCTATTACTTTTCACTTGCCACCAGTCGGACCCAATATGATGAAAAGCGTGACCGATGGATACCGGCACCGGGTATGCTGCTTCCTCTTCGTAGTACGGCTCGATCCATCGGCTCTTGTATCCCGGAAAGCGGGAAGGATTCCCTATGGGAAGGAACGGATGCCGCATGGAGGGAGAACGATGGCCTGGTCAATACCATCAGCATGGATGCTCCTTCCCTTTCTTCCTGCGATCCGATTCGACGCTGGTCCCTGGACCGAATGGAAGTTCCTGATGCGGGAGTGTGGAATTTCCTCGGTACCCTTGGTTTGGATCATTGGCAGGTTCATCTTCAACTGCCTGTTGGGGGCGCCTGTCCCGAGGGCTACGATTCGCTTCTTGATTATTATATCGATATCTGTTCCTTTCTCAGGGCCCTTCCCCCGAATCCATAG
- a CDS encoding alpha-amylase family glycosyl hydrolase, whose translation MSVEKYRKGMPISVKAREQFRIADLFPEQKEKEGRRGKEPGTTYAEAQEIARLLNRKNKADRYPEHRVSTASVFALGLIRTFQYIIIKLYSEKNGGKVSLRLLKHLAQNPGRKETESTLAFFETEFFDPSYSATAEGEEIEELLLLWLTNQNRAARFMRDLFSDRDLERHTSYQEVIASCYLFFSKLQGFGPGNLHLMDMLRSPAINYPDNLLAQLEYIRDHWGPLLGSFLELLLRGIDYLKEEQRPFFPPGPGPSRIPIFRKGSEEYERFSSDSHWMPEVVLIAKSTLVWLNQLSRFYHREIHRLDQIPDQELDVLAERGFTALWLIGLWERSDASRKIKQRSGNQEAAASAYSLKRYEIAEELGGWEALDNLRERCRQRGIRLASDMVPNHTGLDSDWLFEHPEWFIQCDTPPFPGYTYSGASVVDHPDIEVHLEDHYWDRSDAAVTFQYVDRRSGSCRYIYHGNDGTSMPWNDTAQLDYLNPHVREVVIQTILHVARNFPIIRFDAAMTLAKKHIQRLWYPQPGHGGDIPSRSRFGIDEAEFHERIPEEFWREVVDRVAAEVPDTLLLAEAFWMMEGYFVRTLGMHRVYNSAFMNMLKNEENAKYRQTIKNTLEYDPEILKRFVNFMNNPDEDTAYAQFGDGDKYFGVCTMMTAMPGLPMFGHGQIEGFREKYGMEFRKAYLSEEPDRMLIERHEREIFPLTRIRSLFAEVEHFNFYDFHETEGRVNENVFVWSNKKGEERAIVAYNNCYQSTTGSFSESVPVNRRRENGRKELVTGSLAANLGYKSGDNWFLIFQEQRSGLWFIRENENLFGKGFGLILAGYQSQLFFNFREVYDRLGIYRYLCEKLGGSGTEDIERMEKELRAAPAREPFRRLLSKERIAQVEASFRNGNSSLLMLLDETIEDYRAFLTGCRQVGYGDAITAAEEEYRDQMIRLDLLLTCKTEEEQSLPPGAEGYLLRGLSIAPEAAVVLYAKALLTPLWRLFDSKAEKAGTFALCDAAEAIEDLLLPELFDEALLAVGVAEPFLPELRLLISLLPRLENWTSLTLQGSPAERLKQILSIPEVARYCGINEYEGIRWYGGESLQQLFWYLAVLAMSDDRALGYEIVRRWHVAEEEADYRLDQLFELLENQAS comes from the coding sequence ATGAGTGTGGAAAAGTATAGGAAAGGTATGCCTATCTCGGTAAAGGCCCGTGAGCAATTTCGAATCGCAGACCTTTTCCCGGAACAAAAGGAAAAGGAAGGGAGAAGGGGAAAAGAGCCTGGAACCACCTATGCAGAAGCCCAGGAGATAGCTCGGCTACTCAACCGAAAGAATAAGGCCGATCGATATCCCGAGCATCGAGTCTCCACTGCTTCCGTCTTCGCCTTGGGACTCATCAGGACTTTCCAGTACATTATTATAAAGCTTTACTCGGAAAAAAACGGAGGAAAGGTTTCTCTTCGGCTGCTAAAACATCTTGCACAAAATCCCGGGAGAAAGGAGACCGAATCAACCCTCGCTTTTTTCGAAACGGAATTCTTCGATCCTTCGTACTCGGCAACGGCCGAAGGAGAAGAGATCGAAGAATTACTACTTCTCTGGCTGACAAATCAAAACAGAGCCGCCCGTTTTATGCGTGACCTTTTCAGCGACAGAGATCTCGAACGCCACACCTCCTATCAAGAGGTCATTGCCAGTTGTTACCTCTTTTTTAGTAAACTACAGGGCTTCGGTCCCGGAAATCTTCATCTCATGGATATGCTCAGAAGCCCGGCCATAAACTACCCGGATAACCTGCTTGCCCAGCTGGAATATATCAGGGATCATTGGGGGCCGCTTCTCGGCTCCTTTCTCGAGCTTCTCCTCCGAGGAATCGACTATCTAAAAGAAGAACAACGACCTTTTTTCCCGCCGGGACCAGGGCCAAGCCGTATCCCCATCTTCAGAAAGGGAAGCGAGGAATATGAGCGCTTTTCAAGTGATAGCCACTGGATGCCGGAAGTCGTTCTGATCGCAAAGAGCACGCTTGTGTGGCTTAACCAGCTCTCCCGGTTCTACCATCGTGAAATTCACAGGCTCGACCAGATTCCCGATCAGGAACTCGATGTTCTGGCAGAGCGAGGGTTCACCGCCCTTTGGCTCATTGGGCTATGGGAACGAAGCGATGCAAGTCGGAAAATAAAACAGCGGAGTGGGAACCAGGAAGCGGCAGCATCGGCTTACAGCCTGAAACGATACGAAATTGCCGAGGAGCTGGGGGGATGGGAGGCTCTGGATAATCTGCGGGAGCGGTGCCGGCAGAGAGGGATTCGCTTGGCCAGCGACATGGTTCCGAACCATACGGGGCTCGATTCCGACTGGCTCTTCGAACATCCCGAGTGGTTCATCCAGTGCGATACTCCTCCTTTTCCGGGTTATACCTATAGCGGAGCAAGCGTCGTGGATCATCCCGATATCGAGGTTCATCTCGAGGATCATTACTGGGATAGAAGCGATGCCGCCGTAACCTTCCAGTATGTTGATCGACGCTCAGGAAGTTGTCGCTATATCTATCATGGTAACGACGGAACAAGCATGCCGTGGAACGATACAGCACAGCTCGATTATCTCAACCCCCATGTCAGGGAGGTGGTGATTCAGACCATTCTGCATGTGGCTCGCAACTTTCCCATCATCAGGTTTGACGCCGCCATGACCCTTGCAAAGAAGCACATTCAACGGCTTTGGTATCCCCAGCCGGGGCACGGCGGCGATATTCCAAGCCGCAGCCGATTCGGGATCGATGAGGCGGAATTTCATGAACGGATTCCCGAGGAATTTTGGAGAGAGGTAGTGGACAGGGTTGCGGCCGAGGTACCCGATACCCTTCTCCTTGCCGAGGCATTTTGGATGATGGAGGGCTACTTCGTTCGAACCCTCGGTATGCATAGAGTCTATAACAGCGCATTCATGAACATGCTCAAGAATGAAGAAAACGCAAAGTATCGACAAACCATAAAAAACACCCTTGAGTACGATCCGGAAATTCTCAAGCGCTTTGTCAATTTTATGAACAATCCGGATGAAGATACCGCCTACGCTCAGTTCGGCGACGGCGACAAGTATTTCGGTGTCTGCACCATGATGACTGCTATGCCGGGCCTGCCCATGTTCGGGCACGGACAGATCGAAGGGTTTCGTGAAAAATACGGCATGGAATTTCGGAAAGCGTACCTCAGTGAAGAACCGGACAGAATGCTTATCGAACGCCACGAGCGGGAGATTTTCCCTCTCACCAGAATCCGCAGCCTCTTTGCCGAAGTAGAGCACTTCAATTTTTACGATTTCCACGAAACGGAGGGGCGGGTCAATGAAAATGTTTTTGTATGGTCGAATAAAAAGGGAGAAGAACGAGCAATTGTCGCATACAACAACTGTTATCAATCAACCACCGGAAGTTTTTCGGAATCGGTCCCGGTCAACCGTCGTCGAGAAAACGGAAGGAAAGAGCTGGTAACGGGCTCCCTTGCCGCAAATCTCGGCTATAAAAGCGGCGACAACTGGTTTCTTATCTTTCAGGAGCAGAGATCGGGACTCTGGTTCATCAGAGAGAATGAAAATCTCTTCGGTAAGGGATTCGGTCTGATTCTTGCAGGATATCAGAGCCAGCTCTTCTTTAACTTTCGGGAAGTATACGATAGGTTAGGCATATACCGTTATCTTTGCGAAAAGCTGGGCGGAAGCGGAACAGAGGATATAGAACGAATGGAGAAAGAGCTGCGCGCGGCACCGGCAAGAGAGCCTTTCCGGCGTCTTCTTTCAAAAGAACGTATTGCACAGGTTGAAGCCTCCTTTCGAAACGGAAACTCCAGCCTGCTTATGCTTCTTGACGAGACGATCGAAGACTACCGTGCTTTCCTGACGGGATGCAGGCAGGTCGGATACGGGGACGCTATCACTGCGGCAGAGGAAGAGTATCGGGACCAGATGATCAGACTTGATCTTCTGCTTACCTGCAAGACCGAAGAGGAGCAGTCCCTGCCACCAGGGGCCGAGGGATACCTGCTGCGGGGGCTTTCCATTGCACCGGAAGCAGCCGTTGTTCTCTATGCAAAGGCACTTCTTACCCCTCTTTGGCGCCTTTTCGACAGCAAGGCGGAAAAGGCCGGAACCTTTGCACTCTGCGATGCGGCCGAGGCAATTGAGGATCTGCTTCTTCCCGAACTCTTCGATGAAGCGCTGCTGGCGGTAGGAGTTGCCGAGCCGTTCCTGCCAGAACTCAGGCTCCTTATTTCCCTGTTGCCGCGATTGGAAAACTGGACGAGCCTCACCCTGCAAGGATCCCCTGCGGAGCGACTCAAACAGATACTCTCGATACCGGAAGTGGCCCGGTACTGCGGCATTAACGAATACGAAGGAATCCGCTGGTACGGAGGGGAGAGCCTCCAACAACTCTTCTGGTATCTTGCCGTTCTGGCAATGTCCGACGACAGAGCCCTGGGATATGAGATAGTACGTCGCTGGCATGTGGCGGAAGAAGAAGCCGACTACCGCCTTGATCAGCTTTTTGAGCTGCTGGAAAATCAGGCCTCGTAG
- the pth gene encoding aminoacyl-tRNA hydrolase has protein sequence MSTINLTVFLGNPGKMYAKTRHNLAWMAAEAIPTIANLRFQKKFHGRWTDIKTGAYREVLLFPETYMNKSGESVSSACSFFKIDPKKEGSNLLVVHDEIELPFGTVELKRGGGTAGHNGLRSINQQTGSADFLRLRLGVGRPPRGAVSSWVLSRFSEDEELLLPKFLQGTALLLEKLFAEGHASISAFKEQLL, from the coding sequence ATGTCGACAATCAATCTCACCGTGTTTTTGGGAAATCCGGGCAAAATGTATGCAAAAACAAGGCACAATCTCGCCTGGATGGCAGCAGAAGCGATCCCTACTATTGCAAATCTTCGCTTTCAAAAAAAATTTCACGGAAGGTGGACCGACATAAAAACGGGTGCATATCGGGAAGTCCTCCTCTTTCCCGAGACCTATATGAATAAAAGCGGAGAGTCGGTATCGTCAGCCTGCTCCTTTTTTAAGATCGACCCCAAAAAGGAGGGGAGCAACCTTCTGGTCGTGCACGATGAGATAGAGCTTCCCTTTGGAACGGTCGAACTAAAACGCGGCGGCGGAACGGCGGGGCACAACGGTCTCCGCTCGATTAACCAGCAGACTGGCAGCGCCGATTTTCTCAGACTCAGGCTTGGGGTCGGCCGACCGCCACGAGGTGCTGTATCATCATGGGTCCTCTCCCGTTTTTCCGAAGACGAGGAGCTGTTGCTGCCGAAATTCCTCCAGGGAACGGCTTTACTCCTGGAGAAACTCTTTGCCGAAGGGCATGCAAGTATATCGGCTTTTAAAGAACAATTATTGTAG
- a CDS encoding NAD+ synthase, whose product MKIALGQMNAVIGDFSGNRKKIVDYAEKAAGQGSDLLITPELSLCGYPPMDLLDYASFSRENIHSLRILQRDLPRGIAVAVGYVSVNNEAGKGLRNCVSVIRDGEVIFSQAKSLLPTYDVFDEARYFEPASTRRVFSFMGRNIGFAICEDIWWETEEAAGTRYPVDPVAELLDAGADMIISPSASPYYNGKLGVRYRLLSRIGSMGDVPVVYVNMVGGNDNLIFDGASMLVSPDGRLCHISPSWEEDLSFIDPDSSVSSSLALPEEGMEAVRRALVLGIRDYVEKCGFSRVHLGLSGGIDSALVATLAVEALGREQVRVFAMPSRYSSEGSLSDARKLADNLGISLETIPIEPMFVSSLDSLTPHFAGRQPDVTEENVQARIRGLLMMAYSNKWGSLLLTTGNKSELATGYCTLYGDMCGGLSVIGDLFKVEVFALCKHINERSIENGGDEIIPQAIISKPPSAELREDQKDEDSLPPYEVLDGILFHYLLKNESADEIARAGFDREQVGQILSLVGKNEYKRRQAPPVLKVSPRAFGTGRRMPIARKIYEA is encoded by the coding sequence ATGAAGATAGCTCTTGGACAGATGAATGCGGTGATTGGGGATTTTTCCGGTAACCGGAAAAAGATCGTGGACTACGCCGAAAAGGCGGCCGGTCAGGGGAGCGATTTGCTGATTACCCCGGAATTGAGCCTTTGCGGATATCCTCCGATGGATCTGTTGGACTATGCCAGTTTTTCTCGGGAAAATATTCACTCTCTCCGCATCCTTCAACGTGATTTGCCCAGGGGGATCGCTGTCGCTGTCGGTTATGTTTCGGTAAACAACGAGGCGGGAAAGGGCTTGCGCAATTGTGTATCGGTGATCCGCGACGGAGAGGTTATCTTTAGCCAGGCAAAGAGTCTGCTCCCGACCTACGATGTTTTTGATGAGGCCCGCTATTTTGAACCGGCCTCCACGCGAAGGGTTTTTTCCTTCATGGGGCGTAATATCGGTTTTGCTATTTGTGAGGATATCTGGTGGGAAACCGAGGAGGCCGCCGGCACCCGGTATCCTGTTGATCCCGTAGCCGAACTCCTTGATGCCGGTGCCGACATGATCATATCTCCTTCGGCAAGCCCCTACTACAATGGAAAGCTTGGAGTCCGGTATCGTCTTTTGTCCCGGATCGGGAGCATGGGAGATGTCCCTGTTGTCTATGTAAATATGGTAGGGGGAAATGATAATCTGATTTTCGACGGTGCTTCCATGCTTGTTTCACCGGACGGCAGGCTTTGCCATATTTCTCCATCCTGGGAGGAAGATCTCAGCTTTATCGATCCTGATTCCTCGGTTTCCTCTTCACTTGCTCTGCCGGAGGAGGGGATGGAAGCGGTTCGTCGTGCCCTGGTTCTCGGAATTCGGGACTACGTAGAAAAATGCGGCTTTTCCCGGGTCCATTTGGGACTTTCCGGCGGGATAGATTCGGCCCTGGTTGCAACCCTTGCGGTGGAGGCCCTAGGACGGGAGCAGGTAAGGGTTTTTGCCATGCCCAGCCGCTATTCAAGCGAGGGAAGCCTAAGCGATGCCCGGAAACTGGCCGACAACCTCGGCATCTCATTGGAGACCATTCCTATCGAGCCTATGTTTGTATCTTCTCTTGATTCCCTTACGCCCCATTTTGCCGGTCGACAGCCGGATGTCACAGAGGAGAATGTACAGGCGAGAATTCGCGGACTTTTGATGATGGCCTACTCCAACAAATGGGGCTCGCTCCTTTTGACCACCGGAAACAAATCGGAACTTGCCACCGGTTACTGCACATTGTACGGCGATATGTGCGGCGGCCTTTCGGTCATAGGCGATCTTTTCAAGGTGGAGGTCTTTGCCCTCTGTAAGCACATCAACGAGAGGTCGATAGAAAACGGTGGTGATGAAATCATTCCCCAGGCAATCATCAGCAAGCCTCCTTCTGCAGAATTGCGGGAGGATCAGAAGGACGAGGATTCTCTCCCTCCTTATGAGGTACTCGACGGAATCCTATTCCACTATTTGTTGAAGAATGAGAGCGCCGATGAGATTGCCAGGGCGGGATTCGACCGCGAACAGGTGGGGCAAATTCTTTCCCTTGTGGGAAAAAATGAGTACAAACGACGGCAGGCACCGCCTGTTTTGAAAGTAAGCCCCCGGGCCTTCGGCACGGGACGTAGGATGCCTATTGCCCGTAAAATCTACGAGGCCTGA
- a CDS encoding aldo/keto reductase — protein sequence MGEKCKIPGGLGIGTWQFGDDPYWPGQQRKESLKAIDAALRAGIIHFDTAQVYGNGRAEQLIGQRLRKRNGELFLATKLFQCPPSSVEKRIALSRRRLFRESIDLLYIHWPKEGEDPRPMMEALERERHKGSIAGIGLSNFTVEQADKVLSVGKIDACQIGHSLLWRHAEGGIIPWCREHDIPVIAYAPLAQGLLAGSFEKIHSNKEDRRNRLLPMDPILSSALGRFLESFEHEADSIGVPPAGLALAWSLSRPFLQAVVVGVRNRKQAEKAAAARSFMLSPQTEANLETISLRFRKACEELADFSAQDNIFGHGRKHA from the coding sequence ATGGGAGAAAAATGCAAGATCCCGGGGGGATTGGGAATCGGGACCTGGCAATTCGGAGATGATCCTTACTGGCCCGGCCAGCAGCGGAAAGAAAGTTTGAAGGCAATAGATGCGGCCCTGCGGGCAGGCATCATCCATTTCGACACGGCGCAGGTGTACGGGAACGGCAGAGCCGAGCAACTGATCGGTCAACGCCTCAGGAAAAGGAACGGCGAGCTTTTTCTGGCGACAAAGCTTTTTCAGTGTCCTCCTTCATCGGTGGAGAAACGGATAGCATTGAGCCGGAGACGACTTTTTCGTGAGAGCATCGATCTGCTCTACATCCACTGGCCTAAAGAGGGAGAGGATCCGAGGCCGATGATGGAGGCTCTTGAAAGAGAACGCCACAAAGGCAGTATTGCAGGAATCGGTCTAAGCAATTTCACTGTGGAGCAGGCGGATAAGGTCCTGTCGGTGGGAAAGATCGATGCCTGCCAGATAGGCCACTCCCTTCTTTGGCGCCACGCCGAAGGGGGCATCATTCCGTGGTGCAGAGAGCACGACATCCCGGTTATAGCCTATGCCCCCCTTGCCCAGGGGCTTCTTGCAGGATCCTTTGAAAAGATTCATAGCAACAAAGAGGACAGGCGAAACAGGCTGCTTCCGATGGATCCTATCCTTTCCTCGGCCCTGGGCCGTTTTCTCGAATCCTTCGAACATGAGGCCGACAGCATAGGAGTTCCACCCGCCGGGCTCGCCCTGGCCTGGAGTCTATCGCGTCCCTTTCTCCAGGCCGTCGTCGTCGGTGTCAGAAACAGAAAGCAGGCAGAGAAGGCCGCAGCCGCTCGATCCTTCATGCTGTCCCCGCAAACCGAGGCAAATTTGGAGACAATCTCTCTGCGTTTTAGAAAAGCGTGCGAAGAGCTTGCGGATTTTTCGGCACAGGACAACATCTTCGGCCATGGGAGGAAGCATGCTTGA
- a CDS encoding asparaginase domain-containing protein, with translation MKITILTTGGTIDKTYDEHAGSLRNERTVLDTILKSLRLPDLFIRHVAVMSKDSLEMVDADRELILREVRAALPVSDAIIIVHGTDTLSKTGEFIYQNIQDSTIPIILTGAMRPYEFRDSDALQNITEALFAAKVASPGIYAVMHNRLLSFPGVVKDRTSLTFRTHEEIEKISTNETKV, from the coding sequence ATGAAGATAACTATTCTCACTACCGGCGGGACCATCGACAAAACCTATGATGAACACGCCGGTAGCCTGCGAAACGAACGGACGGTATTGGATACCATCCTGAAATCACTTAGACTTCCGGACCTTTTCATTCGTCATGTGGCCGTCATGAGTAAGGATTCTCTGGAGATGGTGGATGCCGACCGCGAATTAATCCTCCGGGAGGTTCGTGCCGCCCTCCCGGTCTCCGATGCAATCATCATCGTTCACGGGACAGATACCCTGTCGAAAACCGGAGAGTTCATTTACCAAAACATCCAGGATTCCACCATCCCCATTATCCTGACCGGTGCCATGCGGCCCTATGAATTTCGGGATTCCGATGCCCTCCAGAACATTACCGAAGCCCTCTTTGCCGCTAAGGTCGCGAGTCCGGGTATTTATGCAGTTATGCACAACAGACTTCTTTCGTTTCCCGGAGTGGTAAAGGATCGCACGAGCCTCACCTTTCGGACCCACGAGGAAATCGAGAAAATCTCGACGAACGAGACAAAAGTATAA
- a CDS encoding bifunctional nuclease domain-containing protein: MASMLVEAEIWTVARTDQGNAVLVRPLGSEVAVPIFIGQLETQSILIGLGNVPMPRPLTHDLFITLLKSLSVEIDRVEITNLNEGTFFAQLLLKKEAAEEITLDVRPSDALGIAVRTKCPIFISEAVVDEAGIPITSITEQAAEGGETAGTENERETLENELKLAVESENYEEAARLRDLLKELDNEQNRNS; encoded by the coding sequence ATGGCATCGATGCTTGTTGAAGCGGAAATCTGGACGGTTGCACGAACCGATCAGGGAAACGCGGTTCTTGTCCGTCCCCTCGGAAGTGAAGTAGCCGTTCCGATTTTTATAGGGCAATTGGAAACTCAATCTATTCTCATCGGCCTGGGAAACGTCCCTATGCCGAGGCCATTGACACATGATTTATTCATTACCCTTCTAAAAAGTCTTTCGGTTGAAATAGATCGGGTTGAGATCACCAACCTCAACGAAGGAACCTTCTTTGCCCAACTCCTTCTGAAAAAGGAAGCAGCGGAAGAAATAACATTGGATGTGAGGCCTTCCGACGCATTGGGTATCGCCGTTCGGACAAAGTGTCCCATCTTCATTAGCGAAGCGGTTGTAGACGAGGCTGGTATTCCCATTACATCGATTACCGAACAGGCCGCTGAAGGCGGGGAAACAGCAGGAACGGAAAATGAACGCGAGACCCTCGAAAATGAGTTGAAACTTGCCGTAGAAAGCGAAAATTATGAAGAAGCTGCCCGCCTGCGAGATCTTCTGAAAGAACTGGACAACGAGCAGAACCGGAACAGCTAA
- the buk gene encoding butyrate kinase, with product MNKRTLVINPGSSTTKFAVYEGTGTLFSRSIEHTAEELAPFEAITDQFEFRTNLILSVLREEGIDPAGFDAVIGRGGLLKPICGGVWAVNELMLQDLRIGVSGQHACNLGGIMAFEMAKKSKAPAFIADPVVVDEMCDEARISGHPELPRRSIFHALNQKATARRAAGEMGKKYEECRLIVAHIGGGISVGSHVEGRVIDVNNALNGEGPFSTERSGGLPVGQLVDLCFSGTKTKQEIQKMIKGGGGFQAYLGTSNGKEVANRAAAGDAKADLLFRTLAYQVAKEIGAHATVLEGRIDGIVLTGGLANDKWLMEILHKRISFLGRIFIYPGEDELEALRDAGLRALTGESEVQQYQ from the coding sequence ATGAACAAAAGAACCCTTGTCATCAATCCGGGTAGTTCGACAACAAAATTCGCCGTGTACGAAGGAACGGGAACCCTGTTTTCCCGCTCTATAGAGCATACGGCTGAAGAACTCGCTCCTTTTGAAGCCATCACCGATCAGTTTGAATTTCGTACAAATCTGATTTTGTCGGTCCTTCGTGAGGAAGGGATCGATCCGGCCGGGTTCGATGCAGTCATCGGTCGGGGAGGCCTTCTCAAACCGATCTGCGGCGGGGTCTGGGCTGTCAACGAACTTATGTTGCAGGATTTACGCATCGGGGTTTCAGGCCAGCATGCATGCAACCTCGGAGGAATCATGGCCTTCGAAATGGCGAAAAAATCGAAAGCCCCCGCTTTCATAGCCGATCCCGTGGTGGTAGACGAAATGTGTGATGAAGCACGTATTTCCGGTCACCCGGAGCTCCCCCGCCGGTCCATCTTTCATGCACTCAACCAGAAAGCAACAGCGAGAAGAGCCGCCGGCGAGATGGGGAAAAAATACGAAGAGTGTCGTCTCATTGTGGCCCATATAGGAGGAGGGATTTCCGTCGGCAGCCATGTAGAGGGTCGTGTCATCGACGTAAACAACGCTCTCAACGGTGAAGGCCCCTTCTCCACCGAACGCTCGGGAGGACTTCCGGTAGGACAGCTGGTGGATCTCTGTTTTTCGGGAACAAAAACCAAACAGGAAATTCAAAAAATGATCAAAGGCGGCGGCGGTTTTCAGGCCTACCTGGGAACGTCAAATGGGAAAGAGGTAGCAAACAGAGCGGCCGCCGGAGATGCCAAGGCGGATTTGCTTTTTCGAACCCTTGCCTACCAGGTTGCTAAAGAGATCGGAGCTCATGCAACGGTATTGGAAGGGCGGATCGACGGAATCGTTCTCACCGGAGGACTTGCCAACGACAAATGGCTTATGGAGATACTTCATAAAAGAATCAGTTTTCTCGGACGAATATTCATCTATCCGGGCGAAGATGAATTGGAAGCGTTGAGAGATGCAGGGTTGAGAGCCTTGACAGGAGAAAGCGAAGTTCAACAATATCAATAA
- a CDS encoding IMPACT family protein encodes MLEPKEAAETEIEIKKSRFIALAQRVSDAEEVRRRIKETRELHPGANHVVHAFVTSGGDIFGMSDDREPKGTAGRPVLEVVKGSGIDNLLVMVVRYFGGTKLGTGGLVKAYTEAAQAVIKVLPTRPLIESSNFRIVLSYDQYEPIKKELGPLLLEPPEEAFMEQVIVTGKIASKDVDAAAEVVREISAGRSTLEITDTDSDGPV; translated from the coding sequence ATGCTTGAACCCAAAGAAGCTGCCGAGACAGAAATCGAGATCAAGAAAAGCCGTTTTATCGCCCTGGCACAGCGTGTTTCCGATGCCGAGGAGGTCCGTCGGCGCATCAAAGAGACAAGGGAGCTTCATCCTGGAGCAAACCATGTCGTCCATGCCTTTGTCACCTCAGGAGGTGATATCTTCGGTATGAGTGACGACCGGGAACCAAAAGGAACTGCGGGCAGGCCCGTACTTGAGGTAGTCAAAGGCAGCGGCATCGACAACCTTCTGGTCATGGTCGTTCGTTACTTCGGAGGCACAAAACTGGGAACCGGAGGCTTAGTAAAGGCCTACACCGAAGCGGCCCAGGCGGTGATCAAGGTTTTGCCGACACGGCCTTTGATTGAAAGCAGCAATTTCAGAATAGTTCTTTCCTACGATCAATATGAGCCAATAAAAAAAGAGCTTGGACCGTTGCTCCTGGAGCCACCGGAAGAGGCCTTTATGGAGCAAGTTATCGTCACGGGCAAGATCGCCAGCAAGGATGTCGATGCCGCTGCCGAGGTGGTCAGAGAGATCAGTGCAGGCAGATCAACCCTTGAAATTACAGACACGGACAGCGACGGCCCAGTGTAG